A window from Chloracidobacterium sp. encodes these proteins:
- a CDS encoding HPr family phosphocarrier protein: protein MPLERLVTVVNPLGLHARPAARLVTVVQQFQSRVLIRRADAADFVDASSLLSVMFLAAVKGTQLVIRAEGEDEAAAIEAVAALFTENKESSHVF from the coding sequence ATGCCGCTGGAACGACTTGTTACCGTCGTTAATCCCCTTGGCCTGCATGCACGCCCAGCTGCGCGGCTCGTAACGGTCGTTCAGCAGTTTCAGAGTCGCGTATTGATTCGCCGCGCCGACGCCGCCGACTTTGTGGATGCCAGCAGCCTGCTGAGCGTGATGTTTTTGGCGGCTGTTAAGGGCACTCAGCTTGTCATCCGCGCCGAGGGTGAAGACGAAGCGGCGGCGATTGAGGCCGTCGCTGCCCTTTTCACCGAGAACAAGGAGTCGTCCCATGTCTTCTAG
- a CDS encoding peptidylprolyl isomerase, with translation MNRRHFLFLCCLVHDLQRVVLGQRRATTPPVLGRANSAQRLFARLLQLEDQRNYDDEAFVEMLSSSNARVRRRACLALGRIGDPRAYRLLLERLYDDGNARVRAMAAFALGELETTEPLEDLRRTLLREAEVVPVRARCAEALGKIVAANAKTLDADTVHTMLAAVLASLPKPDEEIAPESERELFTALSLTAAMRMRQAASAPPLIKLLASPNASVRFHAANALARLSELPETAQAFVRERERLLTYFREEKQAVVRVALARVLGALGDAEATAVLLKALEADNAAVRIAAIRALAATRVPEQAAPPLLAQLASELGRYGEVPDAERPTWPGLLQTLTLAETLGRLKVAAARPLLERLRTLPTGHIGAAPEVEIALARLGADAFFGANTEKPLLPPADDWRAQANYFAGLAVLPPDDARRARVVEHFLALDALDARARTALLAAIPKTPAWAAFWARELRHPDVMVRAVAAAALAVLPPTEDGRAALKAALKSAENDVQNDARLAILDALAADPHPEAKATLEAALRDADWLVRKRAGDILLRRLSPTSDADARSAQVEEIRRRVGICQVNRVEAFYGRLVRQYARRPCAVVTTTKGELTLELFPEDAPLTVENFITLAERGFFNDLTFHRVVPNFVVQGGDPRGDGDGGPGYQIRCEINERPFIRGSVGMALSGKDTGGSQWFICYLPQPHLDGGYTCFGQVVDGWETLDQLVCRDRILSVRIA, from the coding sequence ATGAACCGCCGCCATTTTCTGTTCCTGTGTTGTCTTGTCCACGACTTGCAGCGGGTGGTTCTCGGCCAGCGGCGCGCAACAACACCGCCGGTGCTGGGCCGCGCCAACTCAGCGCAGCGCTTGTTTGCGCGCTTGCTCCAGCTTGAGGACCAGCGCAACTACGACGACGAGGCGTTTGTCGAGATGCTCAGCTCGTCCAACGCGCGTGTTCGGCGGCGCGCTTGTCTGGCGCTCGGCCGAATCGGCGATCCTCGCGCCTACCGTCTGTTGCTGGAGCGGCTGTATGACGACGGCAACGCGCGCGTCCGCGCCATGGCGGCGTTTGCGCTAGGCGAACTGGAAACGACCGAACCGCTGGAGGATTTGCGCCGGACGCTTCTCCGGGAGGCCGAGGTCGTCCCGGTGCGAGCGCGCTGCGCCGAAGCTCTGGGGAAAATCGTCGCCGCCAACGCCAAGACGCTGGACGCTGATACAGTCCACACCATGCTGGCGGCTGTGCTGGCATCGCTCCCGAAACCAGACGAAGAAATTGCGCCTGAAAGTGAGCGGGAGCTTTTCACGGCACTGTCTCTGACGGCGGCGATGCGCATGCGGCAAGCGGCAAGCGCGCCGCCGCTAATCAAACTTCTGGCGTCTCCAAACGCCTCTGTTCGCTTCCATGCCGCAAATGCCCTGGCGCGATTGAGTGAGTTACCGGAAACTGCGCAGGCTTTCGTACGCGAGCGGGAGCGCCTTCTGACGTATTTCCGTGAAGAAAAGCAAGCGGTTGTCCGCGTGGCGCTGGCGCGTGTGCTTGGGGCGCTGGGCGACGCGGAAGCGACGGCCGTTTTGTTGAAGGCGCTGGAGGCGGATAACGCCGCCGTACGCATCGCTGCTATCCGAGCGCTCGCCGCCACGCGCGTACCGGAGCAGGCCGCGCCGCCGCTGCTGGCGCAATTGGCGTCGGAGTTGGGGCGTTACGGTGAAGTTCCGGACGCGGAGCGGCCGACATGGCCGGGACTACTTCAGACGCTCACGTTGGCGGAAACGCTAGGCCGCTTGAAGGTCGCCGCCGCACGGCCGTTGCTTGAACGCCTGCGAACGCTCCCTACTGGGCATATCGGCGCAGCCCCGGAAGTAGAAATCGCGCTAGCCCGACTGGGGGCGGACGCCTTCTTCGGAGCGAACACTGAAAAGCCATTGCTTCCACCGGCCGATGATTGGCGGGCGCAGGCGAACTACTTCGCCGGATTGGCGGTGTTGCCACCAGATGACGCGCGGCGAGCGCGCGTCGTAGAGCATTTTCTGGCGCTGGATGCCCTGGACGCACGGGCGCGGACGGCGCTGTTGGCCGCCATACCGAAAACGCCAGCGTGGGCCGCATTTTGGGCGCGCGAGTTGCGTCATCCCGATGTGATGGTGCGCGCAGTAGCGGCGGCGGCGCTGGCTGTATTGCCGCCGACCGAGGACGGGCGGGCGGCGTTGAAGGCGGCGTTGAAGTCTGCGGAAAACGACGTGCAGAATGACGCCCGACTGGCGATTTTGGACGCGCTGGCGGCCGACCCTCACCCGGAAGCAAAGGCGACGCTTGAAGCGGCGCTGCGCGACGCCGACTGGCTGGTGCGCAAGCGGGCAGGCGACATCCTACTGCGCCGTCTATCGCCCACGTCGGATGCGGACGCGCGCTCGGCGCAAGTGGAGGAAATCCGCCGCCGCGTAGGAATTTGCCAGGTGAATCGCGTCGAGGCGTTTTATGGGCGGTTAGTGCGGCAATATGCGCGCCGCCCGTGCGCCGTCGTCACGACGACGAAGGGAGAACTGACGCTGGAGTTGTTTCCCGAAGATGCGCCGCTGACGGTGGAAAACTTCATCACGTTAGCCGAACGCGGCTTTTTCAATGATTTGACGTTTCACCGGGTCGTTCCGAACTTTGTCGTCCAAGGCGGCGATCCGCGTGGGGACGGCGACGGTGGCCCTGGCTATCAGATTCGCTGCGAAATCAACGAGCGACCTTTCATACGGGGCAGCGTCGGTATGGCGCTTTCCGGCAAAGACACAGGGGGAAGTCAGTGGTTTATCTGCTATCTGCCGCAGCCGCATCTGGACGGCGGCTATACGTGCTTTGGACAGGTAGTTGACGGTTGGGAAACTTTGGATCAGCTTGTCTGTCGGGACCGAATCTTGAGCGTGCGTATCGCTTGA
- a CDS encoding SpoVR family protein, translating into MDKEIADLEKALERIWAIARDFGLDPFPVNFEIVPATVMYEIGSYALPGRFSHWTFGKAYHRMKTMYDFGLSRIYEVVINTNPAYGFLLETNSLLQNKLVMAHVLGHVDFFKNNAYFARTNRRMVDEVNLHAARIEEYEFKYGRKTVEAFLDAVLSIEEHIDPNFFIRKERDLPPAPAKKPASGKQDPFEDILRMGEKPAADLTPTPQRKPGEPVYPEKDLVWFIATYSPALEEWQRDVMMMIHDEMLYFVPQMQTKIMNEGWASYWHARIMRELCEGTDEFIEFAELHASVVSPHKGQLNPYYLGYKIFEDIERRWDDPTPEEREVYGRPGGQGREKIFEVREVDNDVSFLRNYLTKELVEELDLYVYELVDEEEWTITDKQWERVRDQLVANMTNFGFPYIEVTDGDYNRNRELYLTHRFEGAELDLKYARKVLEYIYQLWGRPVHLETRVDNDALVLHYDGSSHNED; encoded by the coding sequence GTGGATAAGGAAATCGCCGACCTTGAAAAAGCCCTTGAACGCATCTGGGCTATTGCTCGCGACTTTGGGCTGGACCCGTTTCCGGTCAACTTCGAGATTGTTCCGGCGACGGTCATGTATGAAATCGGCTCGTACGCCCTGCCGGGACGCTTCTCGCACTGGACGTTTGGCAAGGCTTACCACCGGATGAAAACCATGTACGACTTCGGTTTGTCCCGCATCTACGAAGTCGTTATCAATACGAATCCAGCCTACGGGTTTCTGCTTGAAACCAACTCGCTGCTTCAGAACAAGCTCGTCATGGCGCACGTGTTGGGACACGTGGACTTTTTCAAAAACAACGCCTACTTCGCCCGCACCAACCGCCGGATGGTGGACGAAGTCAACCTGCATGCGGCGCGCATTGAAGAGTACGAGTTCAAGTACGGACGCAAAACCGTCGAAGCCTTCCTCGACGCTGTACTCTCGATTGAAGAGCATATTGATCCTAACTTCTTTATCCGCAAGGAACGCGACCTGCCGCCTGCCCCGGCCAAGAAACCGGCGTCGGGTAAGCAAGATCCGTTTGAGGACATTCTCCGAATGGGTGAAAAGCCGGCGGCTGACCTGACTCCGACCCCGCAGCGGAAACCTGGCGAGCCGGTCTATCCTGAAAAAGACCTTGTTTGGTTCATTGCAACCTATTCGCCGGCGCTCGAAGAGTGGCAGCGCGACGTGATGATGATGATTCACGACGAAATGCTGTACTTCGTCCCCCAGATGCAGACAAAGATTATGAACGAAGGCTGGGCGAGCTACTGGCATGCGCGTATTATGCGCGAATTGTGCGAGGGCACAGATGAGTTCATCGAGTTCGCCGAACTGCACGCTTCGGTCGTCTCGCCGCATAAGGGACAGCTCAACCCGTACTACTTAGGCTACAAAATCTTTGAGGACATCGAGCGTCGCTGGGACGACCCGACGCCCGAAGAGCGGGAAGTCTATGGTCGCCCCGGCGGGCAGGGACGCGAGAAAATCTTCGAGGTCCGCGAAGTGGACAACGACGTGTCGTTCCTGCGCAATTATCTCACCAAGGAACTTGTCGAAGAACTTGACCTCTACGTGTACGAGCTGGTGGACGAGGAAGAATGGACGATCACCGATAAGCAGTGGGAGCGTGTTCGTGACCAGTTAGTGGCGAACATGACTAACTTCGGCTTCCCCTACATTGAGGTGACAGATGGCGACTACAACCGCAATCGTGAACTCTACCTGACGCACCGGTTTGAAGGCGCGGAGTTGGATTTGAAGTACGCCCGCAAAGTGCTGGAATACATCTACCAACTGTGGGGACGGCCGGTTCACCTTGAAACGCGCGTGGACAATGACGCGCTCGTGCTGCACTACGACGGCAGCAGCCACAATGAAGACTAG
- the moaC gene encoding cyclic pyranopterin monophosphate synthase MoaC: MPLSHIDEAGRLTMVDVTDKPPTDRTAVASGVIYMQPETLDAIRARTTPKGDPLEAARLAGVLAAKQTDRLIPLCHTLPLTHVNVELTLGPDHIAITATARARASTGVEMEALTAVSVAALTLFDMCKAIDRTMRITDIQVRSKTGGKSDWNTADGGA; encoded by the coding sequence ATGCCGTTAAGCCACATTGACGAAGCCGGGAGGCTGACTATGGTGGATGTGACGGACAAGCCGCCCACCGACCGGACAGCCGTCGCTTCCGGCGTAATTTACATGCAGCCGGAAACCCTTGACGCCATTCGCGCCCGCACGACCCCTAAGGGCGATCCGCTTGAGGCGGCGCGGCTGGCGGGTGTTTTGGCCGCCAAACAGACCGACCGGCTTATTCCGCTGTGCCATACCTTGCCCCTGACGCACGTCAACGTCGAGTTAACGCTGGGGCCTGACCACATCGCGATCACAGCGACAGCGCGGGCGCGGGCGAGTACTGGTGTTGAAATGGAAGCGCTGACGGCTGTCAGTGTAGCGGCGCTCACGTTGTTCGATATGTGCAAAGCGATAGACCGGACGATGCGGATTACCGACATTCAAGTGCGGTCAAAAACTGGCGGCAAGTCGGACTGGAACACCGCCGACGGAGGCGCGTAG
- the thiC gene encoding phosphomethylpyrimidine synthase ThiC, whose protein sequence is MLALEGKITEEMIAVAEDERLDPEFIRQGLADGTIVIPKNINHNFRPIGIGKGLRTKVNANIGASGYHQLLEEEILKLHAAVQYGADSVMDLSTGTDLDLIRETLLRESPLMLGTVPIYQVAAEGSILKMDPEELFAVIEKQARQGVDYMTVHCGVTKETVKKLRNHQRIEGIVSRGGALLAAYIEATGNENPLYEQFDRLCDIFARYDVTFSLGDGLRPGATADANDRGQLAELLVLGELVARARAKGCQVMVEGPGHVPLDQIAASVQLQKRICDGAPFYVLGPLTCDVAPGYDHITGAIGGAIAAAAGTDMLCYVTPAEHLRLPDRQDVIEGVIATRIAAHSGDLVKGVKGAKAWNDQMSRYRKQLDWEGMFRLAMDPEKARRYKEESEAANAKVCSMCGSLCSINLDNAAIEKFSRSKPDTSEKFLASRPAVAAAVGD, encoded by the coding sequence ATGCTTGCTCTTGAGGGCAAGATTACCGAGGAAATGATTGCCGTCGCCGAAGACGAACGCCTCGACCCGGAATTCATCCGGCAAGGTCTCGCCGACGGCACCATTGTCATTCCCAAAAACATCAACCACAACTTCCGCCCGATTGGGATCGGCAAGGGCCTCAGAACAAAGGTCAATGCCAACATCGGGGCGTCGGGCTACCACCAGTTGCTTGAAGAGGAAATCCTCAAGCTGCACGCCGCCGTTCAGTACGGCGCGGACAGCGTGATGGACCTCTCAACTGGTACGGATCTTGACCTCATCCGCGAAACGCTTCTTCGGGAAAGTCCGCTGATGCTGGGGACAGTACCGATTTATCAAGTCGCGGCGGAGGGTTCGATTTTGAAGATGGACCCGGAGGAACTGTTCGCCGTCATCGAGAAACAAGCCCGGCAGGGCGTGGACTATATGACGGTGCACTGCGGGGTGACAAAGGAAACTGTCAAAAAGCTGCGCAACCACCAGCGGATTGAAGGCATTGTGAGTCGCGGCGGGGCGTTGTTGGCGGCCTACATTGAAGCGACAGGCAATGAAAACCCGCTCTATGAACAGTTTGACCGGTTGTGCGACATCTTTGCGCGGTATGATGTGACCTTCTCGCTGGGCGATGGGCTGCGTCCGGGCGCCACCGCCGACGCCAACGACCGGGGACAGTTGGCCGAGTTGCTAGTGCTGGGCGAACTGGTGGCGCGCGCCAGAGCCAAAGGCTGTCAGGTCATGGTTGAAGGGCCGGGGCATGTGCCGCTCGACCAGATTGCGGCAAGCGTTCAGCTCCAGAAGCGCATTTGCGACGGTGCGCCGTTTTATGTGTTGGGGCCGCTGACCTGCGATGTCGCGCCGGGGTACGATCACATCACGGGCGCGATTGGCGGCGCTATCGCCGCTGCCGCCGGGACGGATATGCTGTGCTATGTGACGCCAGCCGAGCATTTACGCCTCCCCGACCGGCAGGATGTCATCGAGGGTGTCATTGCGACGCGGATTGCGGCGCATTCCGGTGATTTGGTCAAGGGCGTCAAAGGTGCGAAGGCGTGGAATGATCAGATGTCCCGCTACCGGAAACAGCTTGATTGGGAGGGGATGTTTCGGCTGGCGATGGACCCGGAAAAAGCGCGGCGGTACAAGGAGGAATCCGAAGCGGCCAACGCCAAAGTTTGTTCAATGTGCGGAAGCCTCTGCTCAATCAACCTTGACAATGCCGCCATTGAAAAATTTTCTCGTAGCAAGCCGGACACTTCGGAGAAGTTCCTTGCCTCGCGGCCGGCGGTCGCGGCCGCCGTCGGTGATTGA
- a CDS encoding DUF1990 domain-containing protein, whose translation MACAKIFCFTEPTPEQVDAFLAAQAALPVTYEGEGATRDAVALPAGYTVDRTRISLGYGRVVFERAVAAMRRWTMFAMPWLRLYYTDTPLEVGRVVAVVPWHFGFWSLNACRIVYVVAEERRFGFGYGTLPAHVESGEERFLIEWDAADDEVCYDILAFSRPAHPLAQLACPVTRLFQKRFAADSRRAMVAAVKAADPAGSST comes from the coding sequence ATGGCGTGCGCCAAGATTTTTTGCTTCACTGAACCAACACCGGAGCAAGTAGACGCCTTTCTGGCCGCGCAGGCGGCGCTGCCTGTCACGTACGAAGGAGAGGGCGCGACGCGCGACGCCGTTGCGCTGCCGGCGGGGTACACCGTTGACCGGACGCGCATCAGTCTCGGCTACGGGCGCGTAGTTTTTGAGCGCGCTGTCGCCGCCATGCGCCGGTGGACAATGTTCGCCATGCCATGGCTGCGCCTATACTACACAGATACGCCGCTTGAAGTCGGGCGTGTCGTCGCCGTCGTTCCGTGGCACTTCGGGTTCTGGTCGCTCAACGCCTGCCGCATCGTGTACGTCGTCGCCGAAGAACGGCGGTTCGGCTTTGGCTACGGTACGCTGCCGGCGCACGTGGAATCCGGCGAGGAGCGTTTTCTGATTGAATGGGATGCAGCCGACGACGAAGTGTGCTACGACATCTTGGCGTTTTCGCGTCCGGCGCATCCGCTGGCGCAACTGGCCTGTCCGGTTACGCGCCTGTTTCAGAAGCGTTTCGCCGCTGACTCGCGCCGCGCCATGGTCGCCGCCGTCAAAGCCGCTGACCCGGCCGGCAGCTCCACGTAG
- the ptsP gene encoding phosphoenolpyruvate--protein phosphotransferase, translated as MSSSPLTDAELCFKASPASPGVGFGQVVRLAPQSRPPLFINVLPHRVTLEITRVKQAMQRARCHLEAVKQHFREQAGQNSAHLLDPYILMLDDAVLTQAIEDNIRRHRVNAEWAVKRAVESLLANFDRTEDDYLRQRRDDIQDIGQRLISILSGQPLQVPVLESPSIIFADDISPTMLAELNTTNLSGLVTDAGGVMTHAAIIARSLGIPAVFGAREALDHAAEGVPCIVDGSQGEVILRPRRTTQTVYLGRRAAGQRLRRDRLTAARLPAVTRDGVACHLLANIEIQSELPALERCGAQSVGLFRSEFIVPSDAEALPDEDMQCAVYQAVIQASPDRTATIRTFDFSSDTLPAPLRVAEPNPALGWHGVRWWLAHEAVARTQLRAIVRAAEVGRVRILLPRVTCLSELRMARRRLDEACQAVAPSSAAAGRIELGAMIETPAAVLIADRLARESDFLSIGSNDLVQYLLAADRGNERVGYLQQPLHPAVLSSLNIVVAAARAANKSLTMCGEMAAQPLCALALLGLGIRRFSLSPAALPGFKTTLRRLSIRDAERFIAQALTLDTAQEIEACATTYLT; from the coding sequence ATGTCTTCTAGTCCGCTGACTGACGCGGAACTCTGCTTCAAAGCGTCGCCGGCTTCCCCCGGCGTCGGCTTTGGGCAAGTTGTGCGTCTAGCGCCACAGAGCCGGCCGCCGTTGTTTATCAATGTCCTGCCGCATCGTGTCACATTGGAAATTACGCGCGTCAAACAGGCGATGCAGCGCGCGCGTTGCCACCTAGAGGCGGTCAAACAGCACTTTCGGGAACAAGCTGGTCAAAATTCGGCGCACTTGCTTGACCCCTACATTCTCATGCTCGATGACGCAGTTCTGACGCAGGCGATTGAAGACAACATCCGGCGACACCGCGTCAACGCTGAATGGGCTGTCAAGCGCGCTGTTGAGTCATTGTTGGCAAACTTTGACCGTACGGAAGACGACTACCTTCGCCAGCGACGTGACGATATTCAGGACATCGGGCAGCGACTGATCAGTATCCTTTCCGGTCAACCGCTGCAGGTTCCAGTCTTGGAGTCGCCTTCCATCATCTTCGCCGACGACATTTCACCGACGATGTTGGCGGAGCTGAACACGACAAATCTGAGCGGTCTCGTCACTGACGCCGGAGGCGTCATGACGCATGCCGCTATTATTGCGCGCAGTTTAGGCATTCCAGCCGTCTTCGGCGCGCGTGAGGCGCTCGACCATGCCGCAGAGGGCGTCCCGTGTATCGTGGACGGTTCGCAGGGTGAGGTTATTCTCCGTCCCCGGCGCACGACGCAGACGGTTTACTTGGGACGCCGCGCCGCTGGGCAACGACTTCGCCGTGATAGGCTGACGGCGGCGCGCCTCCCAGCTGTCACCCGTGACGGCGTCGCCTGCCACCTGCTGGCCAACATTGAGATTCAGTCCGAACTGCCAGCCCTAGAACGCTGCGGCGCGCAAAGCGTTGGGCTTTTCCGGTCGGAGTTTATTGTTCCTAGCGACGCCGAAGCTCTCCCAGACGAGGACATGCAATGTGCGGTGTACCAAGCCGTCATTCAAGCTTCACCAGATAGAACGGCGACGATTCGGACCTTTGATTTCAGTAGCGACACTTTACCCGCGCCGCTGCGCGTCGCCGAGCCCAACCCGGCGCTGGGGTGGCATGGCGTCCGGTGGTGGCTGGCCCACGAAGCGGTCGCCAGAACGCAACTGCGGGCGATAGTGCGCGCCGCCGAAGTCGGGCGGGTGCGGATTTTGCTCCCGCGCGTGACCTGTCTTAGCGAACTGCGCATGGCGCGGCGGCGGCTCGATGAAGCTTGTCAGGCGGTTGCGCCGTCTAGCGCAGCGGCCGGGCGGATTGAACTCGGCGCAATGATTGAAACGCCGGCCGCTGTCCTGATTGCCGACCGTTTAGCGCGTGAAAGCGATTTTCTCTCAATTGGCAGCAATGATCTTGTCCAGTACCTGCTGGCCGCCGACCGTGGCAATGAACGGGTTGGCTACTTGCAGCAGCCGCTGCACCCAGCCGTTCTATCGAGCTTGAACATCGTCGTTGCGGCGGCCCGGGCGGCGAACAAGTCGTTGACAATGTGCGGGGAAATGGCGGCACAGCCGCTGTGTGCGCTGGCATTGCTGGGCTTGGGCATTCGTCGGTTCAGTTTGTCACCGGCGGCGCTGCCCGGATTCAAAACCACGCTGCGCCGGCTCTCGATTCGGGACGCGGAACGATTCATCGCGCAAGCTCTGACGCTTGACACGGCGCAGGAGATTGAAGCCTGCGCCACAACCTACTTGACGTAA
- a CDS encoding methyltransferase: MPVRKRKPANPHFPQLERALAEVYGWAPNVGLRTALQAVVTEKSRRLLFDETTYCRVAAQSPGELHSIAEEIALGETSFFREPEQFRALWRLVLPGLIEKRAGVKRLRLWSAGCSTGEEPFSLAMILEDLLGDAPDWRIEILAVDLRSKALLHASQGRYHPLQLRNLDPTLRERFFHGVYAPDAPPGELDRRLRRNIRLRHANLYDPHLWRHLPGPFDVIVCSNVLTHMHHTAIQQTTARLQQALAPGGYLLVGSAEVCLVNQPRLRVAPTLPGGFFSRPE, translated from the coding sequence ATGCCGGTCAGAAAGCGCAAGCCGGCCAACCCACACTTTCCGCAACTCGAACGGGCGCTGGCCGAGGTGTACGGTTGGGCGCCAAATGTCGGGCTGCGGACGGCGTTGCAAGCCGTGGTAACGGAAAAGTCGCGGCGGCTGTTGTTTGACGAAACGACCTACTGCCGCGTGGCGGCGCAGTCGCCCGGCGAGCTGCACTCCATCGCCGAGGAGATTGCGCTTGGGGAAACGAGTTTCTTCCGTGAACCGGAACAGTTCCGCGCACTGTGGCGGTTGGTGTTACCGGGACTGATTGAGAAACGGGCGGGCGTGAAGCGGTTACGACTGTGGAGCGCCGGCTGCTCGACAGGTGAAGAACCGTTTTCGCTGGCGATGATCCTTGAGGACCTGCTAGGCGACGCGCCCGACTGGCGGATTGAAATTCTGGCGGTGGACTTGCGCAGCAAGGCGCTGTTGCATGCCAGTCAAGGGCGTTACCATCCGCTTCAGTTGCGCAATCTGGATCCGACGTTGCGTGAACGCTTCTTCCATGGCGTCTACGCGCCGGACGCGCCGCCGGGCGAGCTTGACCGACGCTTACGGCGCAACATTCGACTGCGCCACGCCAATCTCTATGACCCGCACCTTTGGCGACATCTGCCCGGGCCGTTTGATGTCATCGTGTGCAGTAACGTTCTAACGCACATGCACCATACGGCAATTCAGCAGACGACGGCCCGCCTGCAACAGGCGCTTGCGCCGGGCGGTTACTTGCTGGTGGGCAGCGCGGAAGTCTGCCTTGTCAATCAGCCGCGTTTGCGGGTTGCGCCGACTCTACCAGGTGGCTTTTTCTCCCGACCTGAGTAG
- a CDS encoding ABC transporter permease gives MARLSEALRAAALSAAAVLMALAAGAVVLRMAGYAPLPALWVMAKAAFGGRFAVADTLVKATPLALCGVGVALAFRGGQFNIGAEGQMLLGALAAVVLGLQFDSGWAIGPVLLGAAAAGGVWAWLAAWLKTARGVSEVISTLMLNFIAFWLVSWLVHGPLQEAAKSYPQTDMVAAAVRLGRWLPPTRLHTGVFVAVAAALVGYAWLFLTPTGLQLRVLGESPQAAWTAGIDPDRTARLALTISGACAGLAGGVEVLGVSHRLYEQFSPGYGYMAIAVALLARQHPLGVLPAAVCFGALEVGAAGLQRAVGVSAGLAGVVEAFVMLAVVLVGGRRNEQT, from the coding sequence ATGGCGCGACTGTCTGAGGCGTTGCGTGCTGCAGCGTTGTCGGCGGCGGCCGTCCTGATGGCGCTGGCGGCCGGGGCCGTCGTCCTGCGGATGGCGGGTTATGCGCCGCTGCCGGCGCTGTGGGTTATGGCGAAAGCGGCGTTCGGCGGACGATTCGCTGTGGCGGATACCTTGGTCAAGGCGACGCCGCTGGCGTTGTGCGGCGTTGGGGTGGCGCTGGCTTTTCGCGGCGGGCAGTTCAACATCGGCGCGGAGGGACAGATGCTGCTGGGCGCGCTGGCGGCGGTTGTTCTGGGTTTGCAGTTTGACTCCGGGTGGGCGATTGGACCGGTTCTGCTGGGCGCGGCGGCGGCGGGCGGCGTGTGGGCGTGGTTGGCCGCATGGCTGAAAACGGCGCGCGGCGTCAGCGAAGTGATTTCGACGCTCATGCTCAACTTCATTGCGTTCTGGTTGGTGAGCTGGTTGGTTCATGGGCCGTTGCAGGAAGCGGCGAAAAGCTACCCACAGACGGACATGGTGGCCGCAGCCGTGCGGCTGGGACGCTGGTTGCCGCCGACGCGCTTGCACACAGGTGTCTTCGTAGCGGTCGCTGCGGCGCTGGTCGGCTACGCTTGGTTGTTTCTCACGCCGACCGGACTCCAGCTGCGGGTTCTGGGAGAAAGCCCGCAGGCGGCGTGGACAGCCGGGATTGACCCGGACCGAACAGCCCGGCTGGCGTTGACCATCAGCGGCGCCTGCGCAGGGCTGGCGGGCGGAGTTGAGGTGTTGGGCGTCAGCCACCGACTGTACGAACAGTTTTCGCCGGGCTACGGCTATATGGCGATTGCTGTGGCGTTGTTGGCGCGGCAGCATCCGCTCGGCGTCCTACCGGCGGCCGTCTGTTTTGGAGCCTTGGAGGTCGGCGCGGCGGGTCTTCAGCGCGCCGTCGGCGTCTCAGCGGGGCTGGCGGGCGTCGTGGAGGCGTTTGTGATGCTGGCGGTGGTACTGGTCGGCGGCCGACGCAACGAACAGACGTGA